The genomic window TGGGATGGTGGGCTCCCCCGCTCCAGGTGGTGGGGGAACCCCCAAGCCTGAGGGGTGATGGAGGTGAGTGagcccccacccagcacccccaaaGAGCAGTGCCCCCAAGCAGCCGCTGGCACAGGGCACCCTGAGACGGAGGCACCCAACATCAGATGCAGCAACTGACAGCAAGAGAAATCAGCAGAGCAAAGGCTTTCTGGGCAAGCGGCCGCAGTGCTGATCATGCACCGGAGCATCTCGCCGGGAGGCTTAAAAATGcacaacccgcccccccccccccccccaatttcatGCTTGGGGTGGTTCGGCGAGGACAGCCGTGCCCACGCTTGCTCTGGCTCCTGCTCTTCAGATGTCAGGCCACGTCACAGGTTGCGGGGTTTCTGCCCCTTGGGGCTTTAACTCCTTGCAATAGGCATGACGCCAGCCAAAAACTGGAGCCCGATGACTGCAGTGGCAGGAGGTTGTGTTTGTGTTGTGGCTCATCATCTGAGGTGCCCAAGGGGCAGGTGTGCGGCCCCGAAATAGCCGCCCGGGGCAGGCAGAGAGgcgctggctggggctggggttgggTCCTAAATCCCATAGCAGTGAGGCAGTCTCCAGCGGTGGGGAGACCTCAGACCCCTGACTTTGACCTACCTTTTGTCTCAGCCTTTGTCCTTCAGCCTTTTAGCAGAAATCtcaggctggggagagagctcAGAGGCCAGGACTGGAGGCCTGGGCGTGCTGGCACTGCGTGGGCATCCTTCCCAAAATGGTCCCTGCCCACTGCAGCCCACACTCAGCTGCTTCTTCTCTCAGGGTGTGCTTTTTAGCGACTTCATCTCTAATATATTGGGGTCATCCTGGAAAATGAAAGACGAAGCCACAAACCAGGCTCTTTCCTTCCCATGGGATTGATTTGCCGGAACATCCCGGCTTGCTCCAAGCCAGGATGGGCTTCCCAGGGTGATTCCTAGTGCTGGGGACTGGTGCCCAGCACCGAAGGCCGGTGTCATGCTGCCTGCCCCACAGATGTGGGGCCGGGAACAGAGGGAGCAATTCCTGACAGCAACTTGTCCCCACCAAAAGCCCCCCCGGGGGGGTCTGTAACCACCCCCTGCTTTGCTCCCCAGGTCACAGACAGCAGACCCGTGTACCCGGGTGCCCTTTCTCCTGCCACCTGCCTGCCCGTCCCCAAAACGGAGGAGCCCGCCGACCCCACCATGTCGTCAGACCCCAGCGCCCCGCCGGCGGTGCCGCCCCTGCACTCCCCCAAGTCACCGGTGTGGCCCACCTTCCCCTTCCAGCGGGAGGGCAGCCGCATCTGGGAACGGGGCAACCTCCTGCTGCGGGACCTgccaagccccctccccaccaagaGGACCAGGACCTACTCGGCGTAAGTACCCAGCACATGGCGAGCGGGCTTGGGACTGTCCGGCTGAGCTGAGCAGGGTCCGTGGTCACCGGCGGTGCCTGCAGAACCCTTTACGCCCGGTGCACGTCACCATCTCAGCACCCGGCATCACCGCACCCACCTGCCCGGGGTACTGCGGGTGGGTGCCGTGCGTTCTCCCAGGGAACACCACGTTTTCATAGCAAACCTCTCCCCCGTGCCGCCGGTGAGATATCTCCGTTCctttcttcccacaggacagcGCGTGCCTCCGCCGGCCCCATCTTCAAGGGTGTCTGCAAGCAGTTCTCTCGCTCCCAGGGCCACGGGTTCATCACCCCCGAGAATGGCACAGAGGACATTTTCGTCCATGTGTCTGAGTAAGTCCGGGGGTCGTGCAGTGCCGGGACACCCTGGGGGAGCCGGGCCATcagtgtggggctggggaccTGTGGGCTGGGTTGGGGATGTCTCCTTTGGGTGGGGATGGGGCTCTACCTGTCCTCTACCCCCCCATCGCTGGTGGATTTTCTTTCCCAAGGCATGGCTGATGGGCCGGGTGCCTTCCTTGGTGCTGGGTGGTCCAGGGTGGGGGTCCAGCGCTTggaccccagccccaccacctctcctctcctctcctgcagcatCGAGGGGGAGTACGTCCCAGTGGAGGGGGACGAGGTGACGTACAAGGTCTGCCCCATCCCTCCCAAGAACCAGAAGTTCCAAGCAGTGGAGGTGGTCCTCACCAACCTGGCGCCCCACACGAAGCACGAGACGTGGTCCGGCCAGATCATCGGCTCCTAGGCGCCTGGGGGGGCCGCCGGCCACTCGGCCCCACGGAGCAAGCCTGCCCGGCTGCTCACGGGGGGAGCCGAGGCGGCgttggggccggggctgcccccaaACCCACAGGCGTTTGCGTTCAGTGTCTTTTATAAGGTTACGGTTTCCTTTCTCTGTATGTGTTTGTTAAGTGTCTGTTGAGGGGGACGGGGGAAGCGGAGccctcccctgccaccccccagctCTGGGGGCAGTGCCAAGCCCCATGTCCCCTTCCTTGTCCCCGAGGCCATGGGGAGCAGGGGATCCAGTcctgccccccggccccccccggcagCTGCCCTGGGCTGAAGAAGGTGCTGAGAgcaggagggggccggggggaaGCTGGAGGGGCTCGGCTTGTCCTCCTGAACCCCGCTCTGGTGACACAGGCACCCCACTTGGTCCCGCTGCCTGCAGCATGGCAGCCACAGGGcatgcagtggggctggggggaaatgGGGTGGCGTGGGGCGGCGTATCACTGTGCGGGGACCGGGCGGCTGAGACCCGTCCCCATCGCTGGCAGCTCACGGCACCCGCCTGAGCCACGTCCCTCCATCAAAAGATCTCAGGTCAGCGGTGCCACTGGGAGGCGAGTggcttacagaaagaaaaaaatgtagttttaaggGGCAAACAGCTGCTGGCAGGGCGCCGGAGTCGGGGGGCTGTGCCCGGGCGTGGGGCAGGGGTGTGCTTGGCACCTCGGTGCTCCCCGACGCCGCCAGGCCGGTTATGCACTTTTCTTGGCTCGGTGCTGACGTGGTTTGGGGCGATGgccgccttctcctcctcctcctcttgcccccccagccccctggggaccccccccttcCCACATGCAcacgcgcgtgtgtgtgtgtgtgtgtgtgtacgtctGTAGCTTGCTGGGGGGGGCGAGGGGCTGAGGGGTGTGGGTAGCCTCAGCCATTGGGGCGATTgcatccacctcctccccagccccttggTATAGGCAGGGTCTTGTATAAAAGCACAAACTTAGTTTTTGGTCTTCTCCACCATACCCTGGCCAGGTGGGCTCCCGTGGGGAGGGACAGGGCAGAGGGCGGTGGGACAGGAGCAGCGTGCACCCGGCTGGTCCTGAACCGACCCCAGGGAAATGGTGCCTGCACCAACGCTCCCGAGACTTATCAGCATCTTAAGGGGTTTATTTCGAAGCAGGGCAAACAGTCCCTGGAGCGGGGTGGGTGACGACAGCTGACTCCCCAGGCACCCACTCGGTGGGAACTGCCAGCACTGCCGGTCCTCAGCACTGATGGAGAGGGCCATTTTCCACCTTTCTTGCTGCCACTGTTGCGGTGAGgacagggg from Accipiter gentilis chromosome 18, bAccGen1.1, whole genome shotgun sequence includes these protein-coding regions:
- the CSDC2 gene encoding cold shock domain-containing protein C2, which encodes MSSDPSAPPAVPPLHSPKSPVWPTFPFQREGSRIWERGNLLLRDLPSPLPTKRTRTYSATARASAGPIFKGVCKQFSRSQGHGFITPENGTEDIFVHVSDIEGEYVPVEGDEVTYKVCPIPPKNQKFQAVEVVLTNLAPHTKHETWSGQIIGS